From the genome of Neodiprion pinetum isolate iyNeoPine1 chromosome 3, iyNeoPine1.2, whole genome shotgun sequence, one region includes:
- the Cad96Ca gene encoding tyrosine kinase receptor Cad96Ca isoform X2 codes for MFVICAIIAAAAFFTEAGCQYSDNTPPVTNVYRDWVVADNATIGTVVTVVRAEDNEQTKLTYGLEPVGHTLNWENAPQRPLPFYIDNSTGTVFTNESLLGRGGESLSLYVTVSDGKLEVKTEVYARILNSSARNGGHSSRFRPPFGFVPYHGSPQPPDIFAMTNRPPPPLPPPVTSPRTTILHPQPSRTKKPEVLASSTSPPTSKSVASNEILGTALSNNNVNTSEQNGPQDLAMTIVPVAAVCALVLGLGMGAWSLRHKFCSSKKSKEEMKESASATVSNLSDNPSLVFSGWGRPKARSNTYEGPDKENPSGLQSKVAPDDWEFPRHRLKIFNILGEGCFGQVWKCEAQDIDGKPGPSIVAVKTLKENATERERLDLAQELKVMKSLETHPNVVRLLGCCTEREPMFVILEYVSGGKLQSFLRASREERNHGGPGLTSRDLTGFVYQIARGMEYLATRGVIHRDLAARNILIDENRACKVADFGFARDVAANQIYERKSEGRLPIRWMAPESLYDNIFSVKSDIWSFGVLIWEIVTLGSTPYPGLAAAEVMKRIKEGYRLDRPEHCKRELYNIMYYCWDKDPACRPSFTELVNLAEGLLLDETDYIELDRFPDHSYYNVLSLSGEKL; via the exons GCTGCCAGTACAGTGACAACACTCCTCCAGTGACGAACGTCTACCGGGATTGGGTTGTCGCCGACAACGCAACCATTGGAACTGTCGTGACGGTCGTTAGGGCTGAAGACAATGAACAAACAAAGTTGACTTACGGATTGGAACCAGTGGGACACACCTTGAATTGGGAAAACGCTCCGCAACGGCCCTTGCCTTTTTACATCGACAACAGCACTGGGACCGTCTTCACCAACGAGTCCCTCCTAGGCAGA GGAGGTGAGAGCCTGTCTCTGTACGTGACTGTCTCGGATGGTAAGCTCGAAGTAAAGACTGAAGTCTACGCACGCATCCTGAACTCTTCGGCACGGAATGGAGGCCACTCCAGCAG ATTCAGACCACCATTTGGTTTTGTGCCGTACCATGGATCCCCGCAACCGCCGGATATATTTGCAATGACGAACAGGCCCCCGCCTCCCCTGCCACCACCCGTGACATCTCCGCGAACAACGATACTACATCCGCAGCCATCTAGGACAAAAAAACCTGAGGTTTTAGCGTCGTCCACGAGCCCGCCAACTAGCAAGTCGGTGGcatcaaatgaaattcttggaACCGCGTTATCGAATAATAACGTGAACACCAGCGAACAAAACGGGCCCCAAGATCTCGCCATGACGATCGTCCCTGTGGCTGCTGTGTGCGCACTTGTTCTTGGACTGGGAATGGGCGCTTGGTCACTTAGGCACAAATTTTGCAGTAGCAAGAAATCGAAAGAGGAAATG AAGGAGTCGGCTTCCGCTACGGTATCGAATCTATCCGACAATCCATCCCTTGTCTTCAGCGGTTGGGGTCGTCCAAAAGCACGCAGCAACACGTACGAAGGTCCGGACAAAGAGAACCCCTCGGGATTACAGAGTAAAGTTGCCCCGGATGATTGGGAGTTTCCTAGACATCGGCTCAAG ATATTCAACATTCTTGGCGAAGGCTGCTTTGGACAGGTTTGGAAATGTGAGGCCCAAGATATCGACGGCAAGCCGGGGCCCAGCATAGTTGCTGTTAAAACCTTGAAGGAAAATGCAACGGAGCGAGAGAGACTGGACCTTGCCCAAGAGCTCAAAGTTATGAAATCATTGGAGACACACCCGAACGTCGTGAGGCTGTTGGGATGCTGCACGGAACGCGAGCCAATGTTTGTTATTCTCGAGTACGTCAGCGGAGGGAAATTACAAAGCTTTTTGAGAGCCTCTAGAGAGGAGAGAAATCACGGAGGTCCCGGTCTAACTTCGCGGGATCTCACTGGATTCGTTTATCAG ATTGCTCGAGGAATGGAGTACCTCGCAACGAGAGGAGTCATACACAGGGACCTGGCGGCTAGGAATATTTTGATAGACGAAAATAGGGCGTGCAAAGTCGCGGATTTCGGATTCGCCCGAGACGTGGCGGCGAATCAAATATACGAAAGGAAGTCGGAAGGTCGACTACCGATCAGATGGATGGCGCCCGAGAGCCTATACGATAATATATTTTCCGTCAAGTCCGATATATGGAGTTTTGGCGTTTTGATATGGGAGATTGTCACCCTAGGATCTACGCCATATCCCGGGCTGGCAGCTGCTGAG GTAATGAAGAGGATCAAGGAAGGATACAGACTGGATCGTCCTGAGCACTGCAAAAGAGAACTCTACaatataatgtattattgcTGGGACAAGGACCCAGCCTGCAGACCTTCGTTCACCGAGCTAGTCAATCTTGCGGAAGGTCTACTGCTCGATGAAACCGATTATATCGAGCTCGATAGATTTCCCGACCACTCGTACTACAACGTCCTCAGTCTCAGTGgcgaaaaattataa
- the Cad96Ca gene encoding tyrosine kinase receptor Cad96Ca isoform X1, translated as MFVICAIIAAAAFFTEAGCQYSDNTPPVTNVYRDWVVADNATIGTVVTVVRAEDNEQTKLTYGLEPVGHTLNWENAPQRPLPFYIDNSTGTVFTNESLLGRGGESLSLYVTVSDGKLEVKTEVYARILNSSARNGGHSSSRSPYPQPSGDRFRPPFGFVPYHGSPQPPDIFAMTNRPPPPLPPPVTSPRTTILHPQPSRTKKPEVLASSTSPPTSKSVASNEILGTALSNNNVNTSEQNGPQDLAMTIVPVAAVCALVLGLGMGAWSLRHKFCSSKKSKEEMKESASATVSNLSDNPSLVFSGWGRPKARSNTYEGPDKENPSGLQSKVAPDDWEFPRHRLKIFNILGEGCFGQVWKCEAQDIDGKPGPSIVAVKTLKENATERERLDLAQELKVMKSLETHPNVVRLLGCCTEREPMFVILEYVSGGKLQSFLRASREERNHGGPGLTSRDLTGFVYQIARGMEYLATRGVIHRDLAARNILIDENRACKVADFGFARDVAANQIYERKSEGRLPIRWMAPESLYDNIFSVKSDIWSFGVLIWEIVTLGSTPYPGLAAAEVMKRIKEGYRLDRPEHCKRELYNIMYYCWDKDPACRPSFTELVNLAEGLLLDETDYIELDRFPDHSYYNVLSLSGEKL; from the exons GCTGCCAGTACAGTGACAACACTCCTCCAGTGACGAACGTCTACCGGGATTGGGTTGTCGCCGACAACGCAACCATTGGAACTGTCGTGACGGTCGTTAGGGCTGAAGACAATGAACAAACAAAGTTGACTTACGGATTGGAACCAGTGGGACACACCTTGAATTGGGAAAACGCTCCGCAACGGCCCTTGCCTTTTTACATCGACAACAGCACTGGGACCGTCTTCACCAACGAGTCCCTCCTAGGCAGA GGAGGTGAGAGCCTGTCTCTGTACGTGACTGTCTCGGATGGTAAGCTCGAAGTAAAGACTGAAGTCTACGCACGCATCCTGAACTCTTCGGCACGGAATGGAGGCCACTCCAGCAG TCGATCCCCTTATCCTCAACCTTCTGGAGATAGATTCAGACCACCATTTGGTTTTGTGCCGTACCATGGATCCCCGCAACCGCCGGATATATTTGCAATGACGAACAGGCCCCCGCCTCCCCTGCCACCACCCGTGACATCTCCGCGAACAACGATACTACATCCGCAGCCATCTAGGACAAAAAAACCTGAGGTTTTAGCGTCGTCCACGAGCCCGCCAACTAGCAAGTCGGTGGcatcaaatgaaattcttggaACCGCGTTATCGAATAATAACGTGAACACCAGCGAACAAAACGGGCCCCAAGATCTCGCCATGACGATCGTCCCTGTGGCTGCTGTGTGCGCACTTGTTCTTGGACTGGGAATGGGCGCTTGGTCACTTAGGCACAAATTTTGCAGTAGCAAGAAATCGAAAGAGGAAATG AAGGAGTCGGCTTCCGCTACGGTATCGAATCTATCCGACAATCCATCCCTTGTCTTCAGCGGTTGGGGTCGTCCAAAAGCACGCAGCAACACGTACGAAGGTCCGGACAAAGAGAACCCCTCGGGATTACAGAGTAAAGTTGCCCCGGATGATTGGGAGTTTCCTAGACATCGGCTCAAG ATATTCAACATTCTTGGCGAAGGCTGCTTTGGACAGGTTTGGAAATGTGAGGCCCAAGATATCGACGGCAAGCCGGGGCCCAGCATAGTTGCTGTTAAAACCTTGAAGGAAAATGCAACGGAGCGAGAGAGACTGGACCTTGCCCAAGAGCTCAAAGTTATGAAATCATTGGAGACACACCCGAACGTCGTGAGGCTGTTGGGATGCTGCACGGAACGCGAGCCAATGTTTGTTATTCTCGAGTACGTCAGCGGAGGGAAATTACAAAGCTTTTTGAGAGCCTCTAGAGAGGAGAGAAATCACGGAGGTCCCGGTCTAACTTCGCGGGATCTCACTGGATTCGTTTATCAG ATTGCTCGAGGAATGGAGTACCTCGCAACGAGAGGAGTCATACACAGGGACCTGGCGGCTAGGAATATTTTGATAGACGAAAATAGGGCGTGCAAAGTCGCGGATTTCGGATTCGCCCGAGACGTGGCGGCGAATCAAATATACGAAAGGAAGTCGGAAGGTCGACTACCGATCAGATGGATGGCGCCCGAGAGCCTATACGATAATATATTTTCCGTCAAGTCCGATATATGGAGTTTTGGCGTTTTGATATGGGAGATTGTCACCCTAGGATCTACGCCATATCCCGGGCTGGCAGCTGCTGAG GTAATGAAGAGGATCAAGGAAGGATACAGACTGGATCGTCCTGAGCACTGCAAAAGAGAACTCTACaatataatgtattattgcTGGGACAAGGACCCAGCCTGCAGACCTTCGTTCACCGAGCTAGTCAATCTTGCGGAAGGTCTACTGCTCGATGAAACCGATTATATCGAGCTCGATAGATTTCCCGACCACTCGTACTACAACGTCCTCAGTCTCAGTGgcgaaaaattataa